One genomic region from Terasakiella sp. SH-1 encodes:
- the ribD gene encoding bifunctional diaminohydroxyphosphoribosylaminopyrimidine deaminase/5-amino-6-(5-phosphoribosylamino)uracil reductase RibD, translated as MSKIWEHITNKAPLAPTSDDAYMRTALGLARRGLGNVWPNPAVGCIIVKDNIVLGRGWTQPGGRPHAETVALSRAGEDARGATAYVTLEPCSHHGKTPPCAEALIEAGITRVVIALEDPDPRVSGRGIKMLKDAGIEIILNVCREEALEVNEGFFLKVLKERPMFTMKMATTLDGKIAVHTGESEWITEAPTRQQGHLLRANHDAIMVGIGTATEDNPKLTCRLAGLEDHSPVRIVIDRRMRLPLTHHLVTEAHRIPTWMFTLGDQDDIRAEAYQEAGMELIVPPHSNNEGGITLDWVASELGKRGLTRVLVEGGSHLCAAMMRRKLVDRLAWMRAPRLMGHDGIPVVQAFGVDHLEDTPFFDRNGLFGSGDDLVELYRRRDLDLS; from the coding sequence TTGTCGAAAATTTGGGAACACATAACCAATAAGGCACCACTGGCCCCAACCAGTGATGACGCCTATATGCGCACCGCTTTGGGCCTTGCCCGTCGTGGCCTTGGTAACGTATGGCCCAACCCTGCGGTTGGTTGCATCATTGTCAAAGACAACATTGTTTTGGGCCGTGGCTGGACACAGCCCGGCGGACGCCCCCATGCCGAAACGGTTGCTTTGAGCCGGGCAGGGGAAGACGCACGCGGTGCAACAGCCTACGTAACGCTGGAACCTTGCTCGCATCATGGCAAAACACCACCTTGTGCCGAAGCCCTGATTGAGGCAGGCATCACACGTGTTGTCATCGCCCTTGAAGACCCGGACCCCCGCGTCTCTGGGCGGGGGATTAAGATGCTTAAAGATGCAGGCATTGAAATTATCCTGAACGTCTGTCGCGAAGAAGCCTTGGAAGTCAATGAAGGTTTTTTTCTGAAAGTGTTAAAAGAACGCCCTATGTTCACCATGAAAATGGCAACAACACTGGATGGGAAAATCGCGGTTCATACCGGTGAAAGCGAATGGATTACCGAGGCCCCGACACGCCAACAAGGCCATCTGTTGCGCGCCAACCATGATGCGATCATGGTCGGAATTGGAACAGCAACAGAAGATAACCCGAAACTGACTTGTCGACTGGCTGGGCTGGAAGATCATTCGCCTGTGCGTATTGTGATTGATCGTCGCATGCGCCTGCCGCTGACCCACCATTTGGTGACAGAAGCCCATCGCATCCCCACATGGATGTTCACCCTGGGTGATCAGGATGATATCCGCGCAGAAGCTTACCAAGAAGCAGGGATGGAACTGATTGTGCCACCCCACAGCAATAATGAAGGCGGCATTACACTGGATTGGGTGGCAAGCGAACTGGGCAAACGCGGCCTGACCCGCGTCTTGGTCGAAGGCGGTAGCCATTTGTGCGCAGCCATGATGCGTCGCAAACTGGTAGACCGCCTGGCCTGGATGCGTGCCCCGCGCCTGATGGGCCATGATGGCATTCCCGTAGTACAAGCCTTTGGCGTTGACCATCTTGAAGATACCCCATTTTTTGATCGCAATGGCTTGTTTGGCTCCGGTGATGACCTTGTTGAGCTTTATCGCCGTCGCGATTTAGACCTTTCTTGA
- the glyA gene encoding serine hydroxymethyltransferase: MSFENFFTATLADSDPEVYASTREELGRQQDQIELIASENIVSRAVIEAQGTVLTNKYAEGYPGRRYYGGCEYVDVSEGLAIERAKELFDCEYVNVQPHSGAQANGAVFMALLQPGDTIMGMTLASGGHLTHGAPPAQSGKWFNAVQYDVSRETQDIDYDEVEAMAVECQPKLIVAGGSAIPRQIDFKRFREIADKVGAMLMVDMAHFAGLVAGGVHPSPLPYADVVTTTTHKTLRGPRGGMILSNNLDLGKKINSAVFPGLQGGPLMHVIAAKAVAFGEALRPEFKDYAAQVVANAKALAAVLVERGCDIVTGGTDTHLMLVDLRPKGVTGKMADAALERAGITCNKNGIPFDPEKPMVTSGVRLGTPAGTTRGFKEEEFKQIGNLISDVLDGLAANGEDNNADVEAAVRAKVGELCKQFPVYKDF, translated from the coding sequence ATGTCTTTTGAAAATTTCTTTACTGCCACTTTGGCAGATTCCGACCCTGAGGTTTATGCTTCCACCCGTGAAGAACTTGGCCGTCAGCAAGACCAGATCGAACTGATCGCATCTGAAAACATTGTCTCCCGCGCTGTGATCGAGGCTCAGGGCACTGTTCTGACCAACAAATATGCCGAAGGGTATCCGGGTCGCCGTTACTACGGTGGTTGTGAATATGTTGACGTTTCAGAAGGTCTGGCGATTGAGCGTGCCAAAGAACTATTTGATTGCGAATATGTGAACGTTCAGCCACATTCTGGTGCACAAGCGAACGGTGCTGTCTTCATGGCATTGCTGCAACCGGGCGACACCATCATGGGGATGACACTGGCTTCTGGTGGTCACTTGACACATGGTGCTCCACCTGCACAATCTGGTAAATGGTTCAATGCGGTTCAATATGATGTATCGCGAGAAACACAAGACATTGATTATGATGAAGTTGAAGCAATGGCCGTTGAATGCCAGCCGAAACTGATCGTTGCCGGTGGTTCTGCTATTCCGCGTCAAATCGACTTTAAGCGTTTCCGTGAAATTGCAGACAAAGTGGGCGCGATGTTGATGGTGGATATGGCGCACTTTGCAGGTCTGGTTGCTGGTGGTGTTCACCCAAGCCCGCTGCCATACGCAGATGTTGTGACAACAACAACGCATAAAACCCTGCGTGGCCCACGCGGCGGTATGATCCTGTCCAACAATCTGGATCTGGGTAAAAAGATTAACTCTGCGGTCTTCCCCGGCTTGCAAGGTGGTCCCCTGATGCATGTGATTGCAGCCAAGGCCGTTGCCTTTGGCGAAGCGCTGCGTCCTGAGTTCAAAGACTATGCAGCTCAAGTTGTTGCCAATGCCAAAGCACTGGCTGCTGTACTGGTTGAACGCGGCTGTGACATCGTTACAGGCGGCACAGATACGCACCTGATGCTGGTTGACCTGCGCCCCAAAGGTGTGACGGGTAAGATGGCCGATGCGGCACTGGAACGCGCAGGCATCACGTGTAACAAAAACGGCATTCCGTTTGACCCGGAAAAACCGATGGTCACATCCGGTGTTCGTTTAGGCACACCGGCTGGGACAACACGTGGCTTTAAGGAAGAAGAATTCAAGCAGATCGGCAACCTGATCTCTGACGTTCTGGACGGTCTTGCAGCCAACGGTGAAGACAACAACGCCGATGTTGAAGCCGCTGTTCGTGCCAAAGTCGGCGAATTGTGCAAACAGTTCCCGGTTTACAAAGACTTCTAA
- the nrdR gene encoding transcriptional regulator NrdR, giving the protein MRCPFCGNHDTQVKDSRPTEDSAAIRRRRYCPACASRFTTFERVQLRELMVVKRDGTKTPFDRDKLLSSISISLRKRPVEEDQIERIVSSIQRQLETSGETEIQSNAIGEKVMEVLLELDKVAYVRFASVYKDFREAKDFEDFVENLGTHNQ; this is encoded by the coding sequence ATGCGCTGTCCTTTTTGTGGCAATCACGACACCCAAGTCAAAGACTCGCGTCCGACTGAGGACAGCGCTGCCATTCGTCGTCGCCGTTACTGTCCGGCCTGCGCTTCACGTTTCACCACCTTTGAAAGGGTGCAACTGCGTGAACTGATGGTCGTCAAACGCGATGGTACAAAAACACCTTTTGATCGCGATAAATTGCTGAGTTCCATTAGCATTTCATTGCGCAAACGGCCCGTCGAAGAAGATCAAATCGAACGTATCGTCAGCTCTATCCAGCGTCAGTTGGAAACATCCGGTGAAACTGAAATCCAGTCCAATGCCATTGGTGAAAAAGTGATGGAAGTTTTACTTGAGCTGGATAAAGTCGCCTACGTACGATTTGCCTCTGTTTATAAAGATTTCCGTGAAGCAAAGGACTTCGAGGACTTTGTCGAAAATTTGGGAACACATAACCAATAA
- the rpiB gene encoding ribose 5-phosphate isomerase B encodes MASNKIAIACDHGGIDLKTTLANELKNKGFEVLDLGCDSCASVDYPDYGYKLAKAIKNGDADRGVVVCGSGIGISIAVNRFAEVRCALVHDALGARLSREHNDANVIAFGDRTMGEATALDCLDVFLNTEFEGGRHARRVEKLSNPPL; translated from the coding sequence ATGGCTTCAAACAAAATTGCAATTGCCTGTGACCACGGCGGTATTGACCTGAAAACAACTTTGGCTAATGAGCTGAAAAACAAGGGTTTTGAGGTTCTTGACCTGGGCTGTGACAGTTGTGCTTCCGTTGATTATCCTGACTATGGCTACAAGCTGGCCAAAGCCATTAAAAATGGCGACGCTGATCGCGGTGTTGTCGTCTGCGGGTCCGGCATTGGCATTTCCATTGCCGTCAACCGTTTTGCCGAAGTGCGCTGTGCCTTGGTTCATGATGCCTTGGGTGCGCGCTTGTCACGTGAACACAATGATGCCAACGTCATTGCCTTTGGTGATCGTACAATGGGTGAAGCCACCGCATTAGATTGCCTGGACGTGTTCCTCAATACAGAATTCGAAGGCGGTCGACACGCACGTCGTGTTGAAAAACTGTCTAATCCACCGCTTTGA